The proteins below come from a single Cryptococcus gattii WM276 chromosome D, complete sequence genomic window:
- a CDS encoding PRO1 protein, putative (Similar to TIGR gene model, INSD accession AAW45773.1), which produces MFTSRQGFPAVQYESPESQSSSSSSSVTTNVFFPSAFPNAVPSTYNSNMDNAMTGDGEKDKIREASESSQNGGNASETTQQRRRIVRGKSGCITCRLRKKRCDEAKPICATCSRLGIECMGYGVKRPKWLREKDNAQKAKEYIKATVMKRSMAKGQDTSPEHEDIHMYNEDVNMLGSANTKADGMWASGNMVGTGMTDTYTRWPLGSAADYLLAIKLAPSSPVPPLDPRSSADSTMSSVDSLSFPFYDAGSDPWISPPASATNMAVVNENGFASTIEDNEEDLGDLWASLFGQTFPASWGNVPSQHHPSLTPSPTQSTQTSPFFALPSPLADLALTPPPPPAQRNPKDLIYLNHYLKVVLPMQYRIMGISVLMGDFVAPLALYHPEVLASVSSLAALHLVSQRTKHRNRIFPTDPSINSPSIMTTGSGAFRVGSASLTEIGDDEAIVATAAHQRSIERLRFLSPQELTSGDVIISVLFAISYHLFSGGTSKHLKEMLTISQRCLSAALASSPELSEDGFRTNPSPARHTPWKKYRHLIEHMIWTDVFASVSQNKASRLLSVYRRILTHSPADTPETAESMILMDKVMGCDSTTLLAYAEIVALSEWRERVERMGCLSLKELLRRGTAIEKLLDERAWREAHLELPSILPINKEGPGHDLRRIMSDVFYGAAKVLLASVINGPFPRVPDITGSVQDTLEALSRLDTEHHDSGHEIHRALVLPITIAGCHCETPAQQAFFRNCFERLGPEAKAFGNTGPALELMEEVWRRRSKAEPCTKICMRDTMKEMGWEVELLLI; this is translated from the exons ATGTTCACTTCCCGCCAAGGGTTCCCCGCCGTGCAATATGAATCCCCCGAATCCCAGAGCTCCTCTTCGTCGTCGTCGGTGACAACAAACGTATTTTTTCCTTCAGCCTTTCCTAATGCAGTTCCATCAACATATAACAGCAACATGGACAACGCCATGACAGGCGACGGAGAGAAAGATAAGATTAGAGAAGCGTCGGAATCCAGCCAGAATGGAGGCAATGCTTCTGAGACTACGCAACAGCGCCGTCGAATTGTCAG AGGAAAATCCGGCTGCATAACTTGCAGATTacggaagaagaggtgTGATGAGGCAAAACCAATATGCGCGACATGTTCTCGACTGGGAATTGAGTGTATGGGTTATGGCGTAAAGAGACCGAAATGGTTGCGAGAAAAAGATAATGCGCAAAAAGCCAAGGAATACAT CAAAGCGACCGTCATGAAGAGATCCATGGCAAAGGGTCAAGACACTTCTCCCGAACATGAGGACATCCACATGTATAACGAAGATGTCAACATGCTTGGTTCTGCAAATACTAAAGCGGATGGCATGTGGGCATCAGGGAATATGGTTGGCACGGGAATGACAGATACATACACCCGGTGGCCACTTGGCTCAGCGGCTGATTATCTCCTAGCTATCAAACTcgctccttcttccccgGTCCCCCCACTGGATCCAAGAAGTAGTGCAGACAGCACAATGAGCTCTGTTGATAGTTTATCATTTCCTTTCTATGACGCAGGAAGTGACCCATGGATCTCCCCACCTGCGTCTGCTACCAATATGGCAGTCGTCAATGAGAACGGGTTCGCCAGTACGATAGAAGACAATGAGGAAGACCTTGGCGATTTATGGGCCTCGTTGTTCGGGCAGACTTTCCCTGCATCATGGGGAAATGTCCCATCACAacatcatccttctctGACACCATCACCAACTCAATCCACCCAAACATCGCCATTCTTTGCTCTTCCCTCCCCACTTGCCGACCTGGCCCTGACacctccccctcctccaGCTCAGCGTAATCCGAAAGACCTTATCTATCTCAATCATTATCTCAAAGTCGTTCTTCCCATGCAATACAGAATCATGGGTATATCCGTTCTCATGGGGGATTTTGTTGCCCCTCTCGCACTATATCATCCCGAAGTCCTCGCCAGTGTATCTTCCCTCGCCGCCCTGCATCTCGTCTCACAAAGAACGAAGCATCGTAATCGCATTTTCCCTACAGATCCTTCTATCAATTCCCCATCTATCATGACTACTGGAAGCGGTGCTTTCCGTGTCGGGTCTGCTAGTCTAACGGAAATCGGTGATGATGAGGCAATCGTGGCGACTGCGGCGCATCAGCGCTCAATTGAGAGACTGAGATTCCTATCACCGCAAGAGTTGACATCGGGAGACGTAATTATTTCCGTACTCTTCGCGATCTCGTACCACCTCTTCTCTGGAGGAACATCAAAGCATCTCAAAGAGATGCTGACTATTTCTCAGAGGTGCTTATCGGCTGCGCTGGCATCTTCCCCAGAGTTATCCGAGGATGGCTTCCG AACAAACCCTTCGCCCGCTCGACATACCCCCTGGAAAAAATACCGCCACCTCATCGAACACATGATTTGGACTGACGTATTTGCCTCCGTCTCCCAAAACAAAGCCTCTCGTCTACTTTCCGTTTATCGACGTATCCTCACTCACTCCCCGGCAGATACCCCTGAAACTGCAGAGTCGATGATTCTGATGGACAAGGTCATGGGATGTGATAGCACAACG TTATTGGCGTATGCTGAAATTGTTGCCCTTTCCGAATGGCGTGAAAGGGTTGAGAGGATGGGGTGTCTGTCGTTGAAAGAGCTGTTAAGACGAGGAACGGCAATTGAAAAGCTGTTGGACGAGAGAGCATGGAGAGAAGCGCATCTTGAACTACCAAGTATATTGCCTATAAACAAGGAAGGGCCTGGTCATGATTTGAGGAGAATCATGAGCGATGTGTTTTATGGAGCTGCCAAGGTTTTGTTGGCAAGTGTGATTAATGGGCCGTTCCCTCGAG TACCTGATATTACAGGAAGTGTCCAAGATACTCTCGAAGCGCTGAGCCGCCTTGATACTGAGCACCATGATTCGGGGCACGAAATTCATCGTGCGCTCGTATTACCCATCACGATTGCCGGATGTCACTGCGAGACACCTGCCCAACAAGCCTTCTTCCGAAACTGTTTCGAGCGATTAGGTCCTGAAGCAAAGGCATTTGGAAATACCGGCCCGGCATTGGAGTTGATGGAAGAGGtatggagaagaagaagtaaaGCAGAGCCGTGTACCAAGATTTGTATGAGAGATACTATGAAGGAAATGGGCTGGGAAGTTGAGTTATTGTTGATATAA
- a CDS encoding uncharacterized protein (Similar to TIGR gene model, INSD accession AAW45770.1), with amino-acid sequence MQDHQWVHPDGLSSAESSLSFTNGTPSHDASLFNYAPSHHHHRGSTSSGYQMINPSGLGRSSSGIYVGGMGGLTTVAPTAIPPPVAVEKPLVPVFGGDSGRGRPKSKNPKAKPQGLGTERKARKKVAKACLACQKSHLTCDEQRPCTRCVKKGMADKCVEGVRKKAKYLMEGDERLPSSMQSQASSVQSMSPQSIQQSLPTMATLPSQSTEPQMQDVWLANAIQRQNPPPNINITPGMSMNQGDVWGKQSAEITPGTYSGYSTTSGTAANNEYQMLDAMFSSLSPVFPGLNDPLDDASRQIANVTQAGSNLDLVNSSVPNSFDPQQPWINPSPSQSGNTFNPTPSGSSVQGTGISPSTYGTSEVSPHQQWGWGSIDVPGQIMLDGSGATGQQNQVDLGQVRGPGTVTALNEWRRNNKALTPQEVYRAVVRPYEYTQGYHVLMDYLTKNFETNDVLRVVRSLASFRPSLIALQMSMTEEDEVFLEKSFQRTLIELEKLISYCATPTAVWRRTGEVCYANPEFCELVGKTDNELLSKKTYIYQLFDKSSVVSYWEGFSTHAFENTTQNFFQPISLALNAGGVNPCTCCFTIRRDVFDLPSVVIGQFLLIPAETQ; translated from the exons ATGCAAGACCATCAATGGGTCCACCCTGACGGCTTATCCTCTGCCGAATCATCTCTATCTTTCACTAACGGCACGCCGTCGCACGATGCGAGCCTTTTCAATTATGCCCCGTCTCATCACCATCACAGAGGTAGCACCAGCTCGGGATACCAAATGATTAACCCCAGTGGGCTTGGAAGGTCAAGTTCTGGGATCTACGTTGGTGGTATGGGTGGTCTCACAACTGTTGCGCCGACGGCGATCCCACCGCCTGTTGCAGTGGAAAAGCCGCTTGTACCTGTGTTTGGAGGTGATTCAGGAAGGGGAAGACCGAAGAGCAAGAACCCTAAAGCAAAACCGCAGGGTTTAGGGACGGAGAGGAAGGCTAGAAAAAAAGTTGCGAAAGCGTGTTTGGCGTGTCAGAAGAGCCATTTAACGTGCGATGAGC AACGGCCGTGTACGAGATGTGTCAAGAAGGGAATGGCGGATAAGTGTGTGGAGGGTGTGAGGAAAAAGGCCAAGTATTTGATGGAGGGCGATGAACGGCTGCCATCGTCGATGCAATCACAAGCGTCCAGCGTTCAAAGCATGTCACCTCAATCCATACAGCAAAGTCTCCCGACGATGGCTACTCTACCCAGTCAATCGACTGAGCCGCAGATGCAAGATGTGTGGCTCGCAAACGCCATACAACGCCAAAATCCTCCACCAAACATCAACATTACACCCGGTATGAGCATGAATCAAGGCGATGTATGGGGGAAGCAGAGTGCAGAGATCACTCCCGGGACATACTCTGGTTACTCGACCACATCCGGTACAGCCGCCAACAACGAGTATCAAATGCTCGATGCCATGttttcttccctctctcccgTTTTCCCTGGTCTCAACGACCCCTTGGACGACGCTAGCCGTCAAATAGCAAATGTCACTCAAGCCGGTTCTAACCTCGACCTCGTGAATAGCTCGGTCCCTAACTCTTTTGATCCCCAACAGCCATGGATCAacccttctccttcccaATCCGGCAACACGTTCAACCCTACCCCATCTGGATCTAGTGTCCAGGGTACCGGTATATCACCAAGCACGTACGGGACAAGCGAAGTGTCGCCGCATCAGCAATGGGGATGGGGGAGCATCGATGTGCCAGGACAAATCATGTTGGATGGTAGTGGAGCAACCGGTCAGCAGAATCAGGTGGATTTGGGACAGGTGAGGGGGCCTGGGACAGTGACCGCTTTGAATGAGTGGAGACGGAACAATAAAGCCTTGACGCCTCAAGAGGTTTATCGAGCTGTTGTCAGACCTTATGAGTACACCCAGGGATATCACGTTTTGATGGACTACCTCACCAAGAA CTTTGAAACTAACGACGTACTCCGCGTCGTTCGCTCCCTTGCATCCTTCCGACCCTCCCTCATCGCCCTCCAAATGTCCAtgacagaagaagatgaagtCTTTCTCGAAAAATCATTCCAACGTACCCTGATCGAACTTGAAAAACTCATTTCATACTGTGCCACACCGACAGCAGTGTGGCGACGGACGGGGGAAGTGTGTTATGCCAATCCAGAGTTTTGTGAGCTCGTGGGTAAAACGGATAATGAGCTGCTTTCGAAGAAGACGTACATCTATCAGCTTTTTGACAAGTCTTC TGTCGTGTCATACTGGGAAGGCTTCTCGACTCACGCATTTGAAAATACGACTCAAAACTTTTTCCAACCCATCTCATTGGCATTAAATGCTGGAGGGGTTAATCCTTGCACTTGTTGTTTCACTATCCGTCGTGAT GTGTTTGATCTTCCATCTGTGGTGATTGGTCAATTCTTATTGATCCCTGCAGAAACCCAATAG
- a CDS encoding Hypothetical protein (Similar to SGTC gene model, INSD accession EAL19871.1; CNBG0140): MPRTKSIKGRDDFQPVDSMDPRVVQNMQDIAVFHRSNLEKNVQLQYNGKNKQWGLFCDHMNFSTGRTVTPANAAVYIYGWILRLPNDHSHKQAENDQAMQSNNEEDEFASEEFTSEERTQLVAEVNNVEEFVKLRKELGYDDADAGLQRLLACSQSSSSILGYVAALVNLWECQKAMGLNSFPTPRTKAVNSILRAIDRVRNARRILNFEDMGDDEGPTPCYGVVITIREGKTNHEGKVQYASLLRNKHVDQCPVSFLALMLFARSHFSGEDFPNSSTSFPSMKSRRDWYPIPLFVTPQTNHSRLKYATLNASVRQALLACDIHCKASTHTSRKWGAQLAEQGGAPEEEIARHGRWCTGVMETTYLSHFPLKAMRVLAGYLSRDIHVPKELADQVFPWLDNAEVELSDSSREEDDKAGRAFVDLLRYLATVVVQDAPFLRRLVPDLYVWKHPVFSKPSYVAFEAKALAEAEIASTTASEIMRRGMPELTGFLSTNFKAVFGALRQIDAKEQDTNASLVELRKTVLEERRSERYDALLAGIGDAFYTIASGMLADDPLLHSNVQAPTDPSTSTVAASSSVTTSSSVATTSSLATSPSLATSTSHAVSIAPPQLLVLSMDRTVRDVKELWDEYIVGRNGRLPVREMSQRPEFRKNEKERRMFNRRRPIFDSIKDIASKRGMPESEAAGLVEAFRVQKGYELNKLSEKIQGHIRKREL; the protein is encoded by the exons ATGCCGCGTACCAAGAGCATCAAAGGACGCGACGACTTTCAGCCGGTAGACAGCATGGATCCTCGAGTCGTGCAGAATATGCAAGATATCGCCGTCTTTCACAGAAGCAACCTTGAGAAGAATGTCCAGCTCCAGTACAACGGTAAGAACAAACAGTGGGGTCTGTTCTGCGACCACATGAATTTTTCAACAGG ACGTACTGTGACTCCCGCAAATGCGGCCGTATACATCTATGGCTGGATCCTTCGCCTTCCCAATGACCATTCCC ATAAACAAGCGGAAAACGACCAAGCAATGCAAAGTAAcaatgaagaggatgaatTTGCTTCGGAAGAATTCACCTCGGAAGAGCGAACGCAGTTGGTGGCCGAGGTCAACAACGTAGAGGAGTTCGTCAAGCTTCGCAAGGAGCTTGGCTATGACGATGCGG ACGCTGGTTTACAGCGCTTACTCGCCTGTAGCCAGTCGTCTAGTTCAATCCTAGGCTACGTTGCTGCTCTTGTTAATCTTTGGGAATGTCAGAAAGCTATGGGGTTGAATAGCTTTCCGACGCCCCGCACAAAGGCCGTCAACTCGATTTTACGCGCGATCGACCGTGTGCGAAATGCTCGCCGTATACTCAATTTCGAGGATATGGGTGATG ACGAGGGCCCTACCCCATGTTATGGGGTTGTTATCACTATAAGGGAGGGGAAAACCAATCATGAGGGAAAAGTTCAGTACGCGAGTTTGCTGAGAAATAAACATGTGGATCAATGCCCAGTATCTTTCCTGGCACTCATGTTGTTCGCAAG GTCCCACTTCAGTGGAGAGGACTTCCCCAACTCGAGCacctccttcccttccatGAAAAGCCGGCGTGACTGGTACCCAATACCTCTCTTCGTGACCCCCCAAACCAATCACTCTCGCCTCAAATATGCTACCCTAAACGCTTCTGTTCGCCAAGCTTTGTTAGCTTGCGATATCCATTGCAAAGCCTCCACTCACACGTCTCGAAAGTGGGGAGCGCAGCTGGCCGAACAGGGCGGAGCGCCAGAGGAGGAGATCGCGAGGCATGGCCGGTGGTGTACGGGCGTGATGGAAACCACCTACCTCAGCCACTTTCCTCTCAAAGCCATGAGGGTCCTTGCTGGCTACCTTTCTCGGGACATCCACGTGCCGAAGGAGTTGGCTGATCAGGTCTTTCCATGGCTGGACAACGC CGAAGTGGAGCTCTCTGACTCCAGTCGtgaggaagatgacaaGGCCGGTCGTGCGTTCGTCGACCTCCTGCGATATTTGGCCACTGTCGTCGTCCAGGACGCACCATTTCTTCGCCGGCTTGTCCCGGATCTTTACGTCTGGAAGCACCCTGTTTTTTCAAAGCCATCGTATGTCGCTTTCGAAGCCAAGGCACTTGCCGAGGCTGAAATTGCAAGTACGACGGCGAGCGAAATCATGAGGCGGGGGATGCCGGAACTGACCGGCTTCCTCTCGACCAACTTCAAGGCGGTGTTTGGTGCACTTAGGCAAATTGACGCCAAAGAGCAAGACACGAACGCATCGCTGGTCGAGCTTCGAAAGACTGTCTTGGAGGAGCGTCGGTCTGAGAGGTATGATGCCTTGTTGGCCGGGATCGGTGATGCCTTCTACACCATC GCATCAGGAATGTTAGCTGACGACCCACTGCTCCACTCCAATGTCCAAGCCCCAACCGACCCCTCGACCTCCACCGTCGccgcctcctcctccgtcaccacttcctcctccgTCGCCACCACCTCCTCTCTCGCTACCTCTCCCTCCCTTGCTACTTCTACTTCGCACGCCGTCTCCATCGCCCCGCCTCAACTTTTGGTTCTTTCAATGGACCGTACTGTCAGAGATGTGAAGGAGCTGTGGGACGAGTACATCGTGGGCAGGAATGGGCGGTTACCCGTAAGGGAGATGAGCCAGAGGCCTGAGTTCAGAAAAAatgaaaaggagaggaggatgttTAACCGTAGACGACCCATCTTCGACTCTATCAAGGACATAGCTTCCAAAAGAGGTATGCCCGAGAGTGAGGCGGCGGGGTTGGTAGAGGCATTCCGAGTCCAGAAGGGATACGAACTAAATAAGCTCAGCGAAAAAATCCAAGGCCATATTAGAAAGCGTGAGTTATAA
- a CDS encoding uncharacterized protein (Similar to TIGR gene model, INSD accession AAW45771.1), translating to MPAAAPIILGTIALIGTGYMFKKFVYDPHLASYIESAWETSWSSAEAVADKIRMPSVHHLHRHRQGHRYERVEDEEVEGKAIAMPVIGTSTAILSPGGGEWGGKGKSLRRRGSKKAGSEEFGSEFKPANPLYEPPSSSLSPPSPNMAGKPFKTSRTPTPITAAVSVSSTKGWQTPEYAVTRPDSAQDAEVRSVIFNVPSTFSPSAPSLSPPSWSNIHAPVRLSSPASAVGVSSPREERGSFGSPSHFSPVNGSGFVTAPSTTFSFLSLSQQSSPRYIPQAFNEFTFGRDDRMSERAATGYARSPRISREGGGAREDDVISLAETSTTGFEDAEAYSPMPLSRTLSGSSGSLGSQAGNPFNMPNVAAGDDAFIDTLGLTYVMPPLSSHVHANKPSSYPYPQRRGPMSVVSVSGSEADEGRTDSEWEAVGSEYGR from the exons ATGCCAGCCGCGGCCCCTATTATTCTAGGTACGATCGCCCTCATCGGTACTGGGTACATGTTCAAAAAG TTTGTGTACGATCCCCATTTGGCATCATACATCGAGTCAGCATGGGAAACATCTTGGTCTAGTGCTGAAGCCGTTGCGGACAAGATTCGCATGCCTTCTGTGCATCAccttcatcgtcatcgtcaGGGCCACCGTTATGAAAGagttgaagatgaagaggtggaaggAAAAGCGATAGCCATGCCTGTGATAGGTACCTCCACTGCCATATTAAGCCCAGGAGGAGGGGAGTGGGGAGGTAAAGGAAAGAGTTTaaggagaagaggcagTAAGAAGGCCGGGAGTGAGGAGTTTGGATCGGAGTTCAAGCCAGCAAACCCACTTTACGAACCGCCGTCATCATCTTTATCTCCACCTTCACCTAACATGGCCGGAAAACCATTCAAAACATCCAGAACACCGACTCCTATAACGGCTGCCGTGTCTGTTTCGTCTACAAAAGGGTGGCAGACGCCAGAATATGCCGTCACCCGCCCCGATTCTGCTCAAGACGCAGAAGTTCGATCAGTCATCTTCAACGTACCCAGTACATTCTCCCCGTCCGCACCATCCTTATCTCCTCCTTCATGGTCAAATATCCATGCACCTGTCCGGCTGTCCTCACCCGCTTCAGCTGTAGGTGTAAGCTCTCCCAGGGAAGAGAGGGGCAGCTTTGGTTCCCCTTCTCATTTTTCTCCTGTGAATGGTTCCGGCTTTGTAACCGCCCCAAGTACGACGTTTTCTTTCTTGTCGCTTAGTCAACAAAGTTCGCCGAGGTATATCCCTCAGGCGTTCAACGAGTTCACCTTTGGTAGGGATGACCGGATGAGCGAGAGAGCGGCTACTGGTTACGCCCGGTCTCCTAGGATAAGCCgtgaaggaggaggggctcgagaagatgatgtGATTTCGCTAGCAGAGACGAGTACGACTGGATTCGAAGATGCTGAAGCGTATTCTCCCATGCCGCTCAGTCGGACCCTCTCCGGCTCTAGCGGTTCACTCGGATCCCAAGCTGGAAACCCCTTCAACATGCCTAACGTTGCTGCTGGAGATGACGCTTTCATTGACACTTTGGGTTTGACTTATGTCATGCCACCCTTGTCTTCTCACGTTCATGCTAATAAGCCTTCTTCTTACCCATATCCACAGAGAAGGGGTCCTATGAGTGTGGTGAGCGTTAGTGGAAGTGAGGCAGATGAGGGGAGGACGGATAGTGAATGGGAAGCCGTTGGGAGTGAATACGGACGATAG